From a single Pirellulaceae bacterium genomic region:
- a CDS encoding polyphosphate kinase 2 family protein, which yields MPSNHRFQADDFLVVPNKKLDLAKRSTKAGKELDEKQLADEALAADVSDLQLQQQLLFANRTHGLLIIIQGMDTSGKDGVIRHVMGAINPQGCRVFSFGPPTAIEQRHHFLWRPGPCLPEKGMISLFNRSYYEETLVVRVHPQFLEPQRIPGLHISKPKALNKLWTRRFKEIRTFERSLVNNGILVLKFFLHISHSEQRERLLARLREPDKHWKFNAGDLAERKLWSEYQRAYQQCMQETSTRLAPWFVIPADNKWYARGVIADLVAARLERLKMKFPEVSEPELARFPGYIQQLEQE from the coding sequence GTGCCGTCAAACCATCGTTTCCAAGCCGACGACTTCTTGGTTGTCCCTAATAAGAAATTGGACTTGGCCAAGCGGTCCACGAAAGCTGGCAAGGAACTGGACGAGAAACAACTCGCCGACGAAGCACTGGCGGCAGATGTCTCAGATTTACAGTTGCAGCAACAGTTGTTGTTTGCCAACCGAACACACGGATTGCTGATCATTATTCAGGGCATGGATACTTCCGGCAAGGACGGCGTGATTCGACACGTCATGGGAGCGATCAATCCGCAAGGATGCCGTGTGTTTTCGTTTGGTCCTCCGACAGCCATCGAACAGCGGCATCATTTCCTGTGGCGCCCTGGCCCTTGCCTGCCAGAAAAGGGCATGATCAGCTTATTCAATCGTTCGTACTACGAAGAGACTCTCGTGGTACGCGTGCATCCGCAATTCCTAGAGCCTCAAAGAATTCCTGGGCTACATATTTCCAAGCCCAAGGCGCTGAACAAACTGTGGACTCGTCGTTTCAAGGAGATTCGCACCTTCGAGCGCTCGCTGGTGAACAACGGCATTTTGGTACTCAAATTCTTTCTACATATTTCCCACAGCGAACAGCGCGAGCGACTGCTAGCGCGGCTGCGTGAACCAGACAAGCACTGGAAGTTCAATGCCGGTGACTTGGCAGAGCGAAAATTGTGGTCTGAATACCAGCGGGCCTATCAGCAGTGTATGCAGGAAACCAGTACGCGTTTGGCACCTTGGTTTGTCATACCAGCCGATAACAAGTGGTATGCTCGGGGTGTCATCGCCGATTTGGTGGCGGCGCGACTAGAGCGGTTGAAGATGAAGTTCCCCGAAGTATCCGAACCGGAACTGGCGAGATTCCCAGGCTACATTCAACAGTTGGAGCAAGAGTAG
- a CDS encoding DUF1552 domain-containing protein, giving the protein MPRAQLSRRTLLRGTGAALALPWLEAMLPKHSAFAAAPQVKQPVRLAWVFFPNGTHPDAWQPKTPGRDWEITPSLEPLRHLKDQLTVLSGLAQVNARALGDGPGDHARSAAAFLTGAHPVKTGGAKIRAGRSADQIAADGYGRDCRLPSIELGTEAGKAAGACDSGYACAYSNNISWRSASQPMAKEINPRLAFDRLFGTGGPSKSTDELLLQRSILDLVADDARQLKSRMGETDRQKLDEYFSSVRDVEKRIERLSEPVQHDISGHRPVEQPEDIGQRMRLMYDVIALGFKTDTTRIATFMLGNEGSNGIYPMIGINEGHHHLSHHQNDSEKIAKIALIDKFFIEQFAYFVNQLKETNDGQHSLLDNCLIVYGGAIRDGNRHDHHDLPILLAGSGGGYVTPGSHLQYPSETPLNNLYLTMLDAVGVRVDQFGDSSGKLELA; this is encoded by the coding sequence ATGCCACGAGCACAACTTTCCCGCCGCACTCTCTTGCGTGGTACCGGAGCGGCGCTGGCACTGCCGTGGTTGGAAGCCATGTTGCCCAAGCACAGCGCTTTTGCAGCGGCACCTCAGGTCAAGCAGCCAGTTCGACTGGCCTGGGTATTCTTTCCCAACGGTACGCATCCCGATGCGTGGCAACCCAAAACTCCTGGTCGGGATTGGGAGATCACTCCATCGCTTGAACCATTGCGCCACCTGAAGGATCAGTTGACGGTTTTGAGTGGATTGGCCCAGGTCAACGCGCGAGCTCTGGGAGATGGTCCTGGTGATCACGCACGCAGTGCAGCCGCCTTCTTGACTGGAGCGCATCCTGTGAAAACTGGCGGTGCCAAAATTCGCGCCGGGCGCAGTGCTGATCAAATTGCTGCGGACGGCTATGGACGCGACTGTCGCTTGCCTTCGATCGAATTGGGCACGGAAGCTGGCAAGGCGGCTGGAGCTTGTGACAGCGGCTATGCCTGTGCTTACTCGAATAACATTTCGTGGCGCTCGGCTTCACAACCCATGGCCAAGGAGATTAATCCTCGACTGGCCTTCGATCGACTGTTCGGGACTGGTGGACCAAGCAAGTCAACGGATGAACTGTTATTGCAGCGCTCCATTCTGGACTTGGTAGCCGACGATGCGCGGCAACTGAAATCTCGCATGGGGGAAACCGATCGTCAAAAGTTGGATGAGTATTTCAGTAGTGTGCGCGACGTTGAAAAGCGTATTGAACGGCTGTCGGAACCGGTCCAGCACGATATCTCTGGCCACCGACCAGTTGAACAGCCTGAGGATATCGGCCAGCGGATGCGGTTGATGTACGATGTGATAGCTTTGGGATTCAAGACCGATACGACGCGCATCGCCACGTTCATGTTAGGCAATGAAGGCAGCAACGGAATTTATCCGATGATTGGTATCAACGAGGGTCACCATCATTTGTCACACCATCAAAACGACTCTGAGAAGATTGCCAAGATCGCTCTGATTGACAAGTTTTTTATCGAGCAATTTGCGTACTTCGTCAATCAATTGAAAGAAACCAACGACGGCCAGCACAGTCTGCTGGATAACTGCCTGATTGTCTATGGTGGAGCCATTCGCGACGGAAATCGTCACGATCATCATGACTTGCCGATCCTACTGGCCGGTAGCGGTGGAGGCTACGTGACTCCCGGTAGCCACTTGCAGTACCCCAGCGAAACGCCGCTTAACAACCTGTACTTGACCATGCTGGATGCGGTTGGAGTGCGGGTTGATCAATTTGGTGATAGCAGCGGTAAGCTGGAGTTGGCTTAG
- a CDS encoding DUF1592 domain-containing protein produces the protein MKRFVIAVCLAGMSQTPWLLPLAGAQSQLDAQSAPVTQAKGQPDTLDRLETVATKLVAAPSTATTWEGDVRPFLKMYCLECHSGDSPEAGVDLGLYESDATLPEERSRWNQIRGLIAIGAMPPVEHDPQPTAEQRAMIAQWIHGRVNTVDCDQIHDPGQVTVRRLNNTEYDNSVRDLLGIDFQPSVLAGFPSDEVGDGFDNQGSVLSLSQIHLEKYLQAATLIAERALAAPESFASRSTEVPTLFLGDRQSITFMCAEGEYEIKPRMQFSVPGGPSVQVALFVDDQPLETFTVTNLRQSQSATTILTAGMHRFTLQFVSDGQEEKKRPDRRVEVQNISLKGPPLVTEAYSRLLAVRPNAQLPPLEAAQANLEPIIRRAYRRRPAIEEVQRVVNVVQMALDKEMTFEQAVGHGLRAILMSPHFLFRVETLSSGAGLDDYALASRLSYFLWASMPDDRLLEVAEQGVLSQPDVLAEQVRRMLQDPRAAALVKRFFGQYLGLENLRDAAPNSGLFPQWNERMRQAIVRETEMFCQEIVDRDLPVEALMTGDFTFVNPRLAELYGVAFEGRDPAELFAEGPGIYRGSKRERDHDYLHEDRWVRIGLPANRSGVLTHASVLTVTSNSTATSPVKRGKWIMETILGDPPPPAPPNVPAFEETQKEHRQLTLREQLAIHRANPSCASCHDVMDPLGLGFENFDAIGRWRDTDAGLPVDSSGQLADGREFSGPIALIELLRDKSSQFYRFFGEKLLTYALGRSLEPYDNCAVDDILEAARQNDYRFSSFVAAIVTSEPFTKRRTEPQASDIGLLD, from the coding sequence ATGAAACGATTTGTCATTGCTGTTTGCTTGGCGGGGATGAGCCAAACCCCATGGCTGCTACCGCTGGCTGGGGCGCAGTCGCAACTGGATGCGCAGTCAGCGCCCGTAACGCAGGCGAAGGGCCAACCAGATACGCTTGACCGTCTGGAGACGGTCGCTACCAAGCTTGTGGCGGCCCCATCAACGGCCACGACCTGGGAGGGTGATGTGCGGCCGTTTCTGAAAATGTATTGCCTCGAATGCCATAGCGGCGACAGTCCCGAGGCTGGAGTCGATTTGGGTTTATATGAATCAGACGCAACCCTACCAGAGGAGCGCTCGCGATGGAATCAGATTCGCGGTTTGATCGCCATAGGTGCGATGCCTCCCGTGGAGCATGATCCGCAGCCAACCGCTGAGCAACGGGCGATGATTGCTCAATGGATTCATGGCCGCGTGAATACGGTGGATTGTGATCAAATTCACGATCCTGGCCAAGTCACTGTGCGCCGACTGAACAATACCGAATACGACAATTCCGTTCGCGACCTGTTGGGAATTGACTTTCAGCCATCGGTGTTAGCGGGCTTTCCATCGGATGAAGTGGGCGATGGCTTTGACAATCAAGGCAGCGTGTTGTCGCTGTCGCAAATTCACTTAGAAAAATACCTGCAGGCGGCTACGCTGATTGCCGAGCGAGCCCTGGCGGCGCCCGAATCGTTTGCCAGTCGCTCGACGGAAGTCCCGACCTTGTTCCTGGGTGATCGACAGTCGATAACGTTTATGTGTGCTGAAGGTGAGTACGAAATCAAGCCTAGAATGCAGTTTTCCGTGCCCGGCGGCCCGTCGGTGCAAGTGGCGTTGTTCGTCGACGATCAACCATTGGAGACTTTTACCGTTACCAATCTTCGCCAATCGCAGTCGGCGACGACAATTCTCACGGCCGGTATGCATCGTTTCACATTGCAATTCGTGAGCGATGGTCAAGAGGAGAAGAAGCGTCCAGACCGGCGGGTCGAGGTCCAAAATATTTCGCTCAAAGGTCCACCGTTGGTGACCGAAGCGTATTCGCGTTTGTTGGCGGTTCGACCGAACGCTCAATTGCCGCCACTGGAGGCAGCACAAGCCAATCTGGAGCCGATTATCCGCCGTGCCTATCGCCGTCGGCCCGCGATAGAAGAGGTGCAGCGTGTTGTTAACGTGGTTCAGATGGCGTTGGACAAAGAAATGACCTTCGAGCAGGCTGTTGGCCATGGGCTACGGGCCATTTTGATGTCACCGCATTTTCTGTTTCGCGTCGAAACACTATCCAGTGGCGCCGGGTTGGATGATTATGCGCTGGCCAGCCGCCTGAGTTATTTCTTGTGGGCTAGCATGCCCGATGATCGGCTGTTAGAAGTGGCCGAACAGGGAGTACTGAGTCAGCCAGACGTACTGGCCGAGCAGGTCCGACGGATGTTGCAAGACCCGCGCGCAGCGGCACTGGTCAAGCGATTTTTCGGCCAGTATTTAGGACTCGAGAACTTGCGCGATGCGGCGCCCAATTCAGGTCTGTTTCCGCAGTGGAATGAGCGCATGCGACAAGCCATCGTGCGCGAAACAGAGATGTTCTGTCAGGAAATCGTGGATCGCGATTTGCCAGTCGAAGCGCTGATGACCGGCGATTTTACGTTTGTGAATCCCCGTTTGGCAGAATTGTATGGAGTGGCGTTTGAAGGTCGTGACCCGGCTGAATTGTTTGCCGAAGGGCCGGGGATTTATCGCGGATCCAAACGCGAGCGGGATCACGATTATCTTCATGAGGACCGGTGGGTCCGTATTGGACTGCCGGCCAATCGCAGCGGCGTGCTGACTCATGCTTCGGTATTGACTGTGACCTCCAACTCCACTGCAACCAGTCCGGTAAAGCGTGGCAAGTGGATCATGGAAACAATACTGGGCGATCCGCCACCCCCAGCACCGCCCAATGTGCCTGCGTTTGAGGAAACTCAAAAAGAGCACAGACAATTGACACTCAGGGAACAATTGGCCATTCATCGAGCCAACCCCAGTTGTGCTAGTTGCCACGACGTGATGGACCCGCTGGGCCTGGGTTTTGAGAATTTCGACGCTATCGGACGCTGGCGAGATACAGATGCAGGCTTACCCGTGGATAGCAGCGGGCAATTGGCCGATGGTCGCGAGTTTAGCGGCCCGATCGCCCTGATTGAATTATTGCGTGACAAAAGCTCGCAATTCTATCGTTTTTTTGGGGAAAAGCTATTAACGTATGCACTGGGGCGGAGTCTGGAGCCGTATGATAATTGTGCAGTCGACGACATTCTGGAGGCAGCACGGCAGAACGACTATCGTTTCAGCAGTTTTGTAGCCGCCATTGTAACCAGCGAACCGTTTACCAAGCGGCGAACTGAACCCCAGGCCAGCGACATCGGCTTGCTGGACTAG
- a CDS encoding BamA/TamA family outer membrane protein, whose protein sequence is MPITNSGRFGSQDWEIVNGGSAVGPHRPITNANVNMSQPNAIPLLACRCYGWLVGTLACLTLALPGCQIAQPTANNPAMTTGAPAMPAIVRGQSPTSPFPNNQYLTNPAPAGTSIPFPQTQPYTAQPGQPAAQPDGWVTSQAGGTYSQPALATTEFPQPPVGYTAPQYNTAPQYNVTPLPYASPTGSTPYQEAIIAPGAMQGQAAVAPGIASPNGWQPGGVGGTGLDPAGGLVLPNITAPGGYQPRVQVAPLDVYLQEARTGRIMLGGSVNSDLGVAGQLIIDERNFDIRAFPRSWSDLFSGYAFRGAGQTFRAELMPGNQVERYTINWTNPNLFGYLPYSLSVGGFLFTRIYRDWTEQRLGGRIGLGYAITKDLSIGTEIRGENVNISRPRINGVAPLDAVLGDNELYTARLRLARDKRDSVFLATEGNFLELIYDQAFGKFDYPQGQINFSQYARVYERPDGMGRHVLASTWRFGFSGEDTPIFENFYAGGFSSMRGFRFRGASPKESGVQVGGRFMFLGSLEYMFPLTADEMLRGVAFVDYGTIERDITITEENFRVAPGLGLRVSVPALGPAPLAFDFAVPVAKAAGDEKQLFSFYMGFTR, encoded by the coding sequence ATGCCGATTACTAACAGTGGTCGCTTTGGAAGTCAGGATTGGGAAATCGTAAACGGTGGCAGCGCAGTCGGCCCACATCGACCAATTACGAACGCGAATGTGAATATGAGTCAACCTAACGCAATTCCGCTGCTCGCCTGCCGCTGTTATGGCTGGTTGGTGGGAACACTCGCCTGCCTGACGTTGGCACTGCCGGGCTGCCAAATCGCTCAGCCGACAGCCAACAATCCCGCGATGACAACCGGTGCTCCTGCGATGCCAGCCATCGTCCGCGGACAGTCACCTACCAGCCCATTTCCCAACAACCAGTATCTCACTAATCCAGCGCCTGCGGGCACCTCCATTCCCTTTCCTCAGACTCAACCGTACACCGCTCAACCAGGGCAACCTGCGGCACAACCCGACGGCTGGGTTACATCGCAAGCCGGTGGAACTTATTCACAGCCGGCTCTGGCCACAACTGAGTTTCCTCAGCCACCAGTAGGGTACACCGCGCCGCAATACAACACCGCGCCGCAATACAACGTAACTCCCTTGCCGTATGCTTCCCCGACCGGCTCGACCCCGTACCAAGAGGCAATCATTGCGCCAGGCGCTATGCAGGGTCAAGCTGCGGTAGCACCTGGAATCGCCAGCCCAAACGGCTGGCAACCTGGGGGAGTTGGCGGTACGGGACTGGACCCTGCGGGAGGTTTAGTGCTACCGAACATAACAGCACCGGGCGGTTATCAACCACGAGTTCAAGTGGCTCCGCTGGACGTCTATTTGCAAGAGGCGCGTACCGGACGCATCATGCTGGGCGGATCGGTTAATAGCGACTTGGGCGTTGCGGGCCAGTTAATTATCGACGAACGCAATTTTGATATCCGCGCCTTTCCGCGCAGTTGGTCAGACCTATTTAGCGGATACGCATTTCGGGGTGCTGGTCAAACGTTCCGCGCTGAATTGATGCCAGGTAATCAGGTTGAGCGGTACACGATTAATTGGACTAATCCCAATCTTTTCGGCTATTTACCCTACAGCTTATCGGTAGGCGGATTTTTGTTCACCCGCATCTACCGTGACTGGACCGAGCAACGGCTGGGCGGTCGTATAGGTCTGGGATACGCCATCACCAAAGATCTATCCATCGGTACCGAGATTCGTGGCGAAAATGTCAATATCTCTCGGCCGAGAATCAATGGCGTGGCACCGCTGGATGCAGTATTGGGTGATAACGAACTGTATACAGCCCGCCTGCGTTTGGCGCGCGACAAACGCGACAGCGTGTTTCTGGCGACCGAAGGAAACTTTTTAGAGCTCATCTACGACCAAGCGTTCGGGAAATTCGACTATCCCCAAGGTCAGATCAATTTCTCGCAATACGCGCGCGTCTATGAACGCCCAGATGGCATGGGGCGTCACGTGCTGGCTAGCACCTGGCGATTCGGGTTCTCGGGTGAGGACACACCCATCTTCGAGAATTTCTACGCCGGTGGATTTTCCAGCATGCGGGGCTTTCGCTTTCGCGGTGCCAGCCCCAAGGAGAGCGGTGTGCAAGTGGGCGGTCGCTTCATGTTCCTAGGAAGTCTGGAATATATGTTTCCTCTGACCGCCGACGAGATGCTGCGCGGTGTGGCCTTTGTGGATTATGGTACAATTGAACGCGACATCACCATAACCGAGGAGAACTTCCGTGTCGCTCCGGGACTCGGCTTGCGAGTCTCAGTGCCGGCGTTGGGACCAGCCCCGCTGGCCTTTGACTTCGCAGTGCCAGTGGCCAAGGCCGCCGGTGACGAAAAGCAGTTGTTCTCGTTCTATATGGGATTTACGCGCTAG
- a CDS encoding calcium/sodium antiporter has product MLSVPTQDVLTLLIGLLILSLGAEGLVRGASKLAAAFGVSPLVIGLTIVAYGTSMPELVVSVRSGMVGQDDIAVANIVGSNIFNVLFILGICACILPLKVSAQLIRLDVPIMIAVSILMWLLSLDGRLQWLDGLLLTALIIAYTIWSIQKSRKETREIQREFEQEYAIKPQEKAASSLLMSVGFVLGGLVLLIFGGKWFIQGSVGLAEYFGLSNTVIGLTIVAAGTSMPEVATSVVATIRGERDIAIGNVVGSNIYNILAILGIASLVTSGGLEVNPGMLAIDIPVMTLVAILCLPIFFTGKTIARWEGLLFFIGYVAYTAYLVTNALPPGTPGG; this is encoded by the coding sequence ATGCTAAGCGTGCCGACGCAGGACGTTCTGACGTTATTGATTGGTCTGTTGATACTCTCCCTAGGGGCAGAAGGCCTAGTACGCGGCGCCTCGAAATTGGCGGCGGCGTTTGGCGTAAGCCCGCTGGTCATCGGGTTGACGATCGTTGCCTATGGTACCAGCATGCCTGAGTTGGTGGTGAGCGTGCGTTCGGGGATGGTGGGACAGGACGATATCGCTGTCGCAAACATCGTAGGCAGCAACATTTTCAATGTTTTGTTCATATTGGGTATTTGTGCCTGTATTCTGCCGCTGAAGGTATCGGCTCAGTTGATTCGACTGGACGTACCGATAATGATCGCGGTTTCTATCTTGATGTGGCTTCTATCTTTGGATGGCAGGCTGCAATGGTTGGATGGACTGCTGCTTACGGCCTTGATTATTGCTTACACGATCTGGTCGATTCAGAAAAGTCGCAAGGAAACCCGTGAGATACAACGGGAATTCGAACAGGAGTATGCCATCAAACCGCAAGAGAAAGCGGCTAGTTCCCTGCTAATGTCAGTCGGCTTTGTGCTCGGAGGCCTAGTATTGTTGATTTTCGGCGGAAAGTGGTTTATTCAAGGTTCGGTGGGATTGGCAGAGTATTTTGGGTTGAGCAATACCGTCATTGGATTGACCATTGTCGCGGCAGGTACTTCGATGCCAGAGGTCGCAACCTCTGTAGTTGCCACGATTCGCGGCGAGCGGGACATTGCGATAGGAAATGTGGTAGGCAGCAACATCTACAATATTCTGGCGATCCTTGGTATTGCCAGTCTTGTGACCAGCGGCGGTTTGGAGGTGAACCCTGGTATGCTCGCAATTGACATACCCGTCATGACCTTGGTCGCCATCCTGTGCTTGCCGATCTTTTTTACTGGTAAGACGATTGCCCGCTGGGAAGGGCTTCTTTTCTTCATTGGCTACGTGGCCTACACCGCGTATCTAGTGACCAATGCCCTACCGCCGGGAACACCCGGCGGCTGA
- a CDS encoding adenine phosphoribosyltransferase, which translates to MVDLKAFVRDVPDFPKPGILFRDITPLLSQPDAFRWAIDQLVQRYISQHIDAVVAVESRGFIFGAPLAIQLGARFVPIRKPGKLPYHTLSHGYDLEYGSDTLEIHRDSLESGWRVLIVDDLLATGGTIQACLRLLSHFSIEVVECAFCIHLAFLEGQRRLNPHPVFSLLTY; encoded by the coding sequence ATGGTAGACCTCAAAGCTTTCGTGCGAGATGTTCCGGATTTTCCCAAGCCAGGCATCCTATTTCGGGACATCACTCCGCTGCTGTCGCAGCCGGATGCCTTTCGCTGGGCCATCGATCAGTTGGTACAGCGATACATCTCGCAGCACATTGACGCCGTAGTGGCTGTCGAATCTCGAGGCTTCATTTTCGGAGCACCTTTGGCCATTCAGCTCGGTGCTCGCTTTGTACCAATTCGCAAGCCTGGGAAACTGCCCTATCACACACTCAGCCACGGTTATGACCTGGAATATGGCAGCGATACGCTAGAGATTCACCGTGACTCACTTGAGTCAGGCTGGCGTGTGCTAATTGTAGATGATCTTCTGGCAACAGGCGGCACAATCCAAGCCTGCCTCAGGCTGCTATCGCACTTTTCGATCGAAGTCGTCGAATGCGCCTTTTGTATTCACTTGGCCTTTTTGGAGGGCCAGCGGCGCCTGAATCCACACCCGGTCTTCAGCTTGCTGACGTATTAG
- a CDS encoding cytochrome C, which yields MIGNGLANADAKSNGSALYACALVWYWLLTVEVAHAQQPVLYPDLRALPTPVQTQGSGTLHRAQPLTLARPVSTSERLAGSPTAADEALTELENMGPETGGVRSQHTAELPLRNGVPDGRDPHIDVFLENLYPSALTCAKCHPRVYEEWRTSAHAYAGISPMFHKFEMALTQLSTGTLGTFCMRCHAPVAMHVCFPRESSVVDYEHVLREGVTCVVCHRVREAYNRHNGERRIEPGSIFDPVYGASYGEGLIKALSEKEKYKIKTDPNDKGTGQQIHLDAIRFDQLSDSSYCASCHQVAVHPGIALEVVWAQYRAGPACKKGVSCQDCHMGLVPGKPAGYAVAHVAEIGGKPVNEPRKHANHMFWGPITPISHPGLFPHNEQSLRWSVDDWLSFDWRAGWGTDGFEQQPYSRQIDYPQPWRSSDERRDARKVVDNNLQLLQIKRQSSVAVMEAGSQVDGPFFKHPPRLGKDLDFHFVVHNTSEGHNMPSGSLGAQPQLWLNVAIISPSGCRVWESGYLDSQGDLCNNHSSDVVQGRIPADKQLFNLQTQFLITGVKGTDREMYLPINVDIDQLPFLRPGAQPISVLNHPPLIRMEAHSIPPLGNKIARYRVPSHLLSEPGTYRLSVRLRSRMEPIYFMRFVNATAEMEQRMIENTLDIHPYSVNFQLQ from the coding sequence ATGATTGGAAACGGGCTAGCAAATGCGGACGCGAAGAGCAATGGATCAGCGCTGTATGCCTGCGCGCTAGTCTGGTACTGGTTGTTGACGGTCGAGGTGGCGCACGCCCAGCAGCCGGTGCTGTATCCCGATTTGCGAGCTTTGCCGACACCCGTCCAGACGCAAGGGTCAGGTACGCTCCATCGCGCACAGCCACTGACTTTAGCACGCCCTGTGAGTACCAGTGAACGGCTCGCAGGGTCACCTACCGCTGCGGATGAAGCACTCACTGAACTGGAAAACATGGGGCCCGAAACCGGTGGTGTACGTTCGCAGCATACTGCCGAATTACCACTCCGCAATGGTGTTCCTGACGGGCGAGACCCGCATATCGATGTTTTCCTGGAGAACCTCTACCCATCAGCGCTGACCTGCGCGAAATGCCATCCGCGTGTCTATGAAGAATGGCGGACCAGCGCACATGCCTATGCTGGGATTTCGCCCATGTTTCACAAGTTCGAAATGGCGCTAACGCAATTGAGTACTGGCACGTTGGGCACCTTTTGCATGCGTTGTCATGCTCCGGTCGCCATGCACGTCTGTTTTCCTCGCGAGAGTTCGGTAGTTGACTACGAACACGTGCTGCGCGAAGGCGTCACCTGTGTGGTCTGTCACCGAGTCCGTGAGGCCTACAATCGGCACAATGGTGAACGACGAATTGAGCCGGGCAGCATTTTCGACCCGGTGTACGGTGCTAGCTACGGCGAAGGTTTGATAAAGGCGCTGTCGGAGAAGGAAAAATACAAGATCAAGACCGATCCCAATGACAAAGGAACTGGCCAGCAGATTCACTTGGACGCTATCCGCTTCGATCAACTGAGTGATTCATCCTACTGCGCCTCGTGTCATCAGGTAGCCGTCCATCCAGGCATCGCACTGGAGGTCGTTTGGGCTCAGTATCGGGCTGGTCCGGCATGTAAAAAAGGCGTTAGCTGCCAAGACTGCCACATGGGACTGGTCCCTGGTAAACCCGCTGGTTATGCAGTAGCGCACGTCGCGGAGATCGGTGGTAAGCCAGTCAACGAGCCACGCAAACATGCCAATCATATGTTTTGGGGGCCGATCACACCCATCAGCCATCCCGGTCTTTTTCCGCACAACGAACAATCGCTGCGTTGGTCAGTCGACGATTGGCTGAGTTTCGATTGGCGGGCCGGTTGGGGAACGGATGGATTCGAACAGCAACCCTATTCCAGACAGATTGACTACCCCCAACCGTGGCGTTCAAGCGACGAGCGGCGTGATGCGCGGAAGGTCGTTGATAACAATCTGCAATTACTGCAAATCAAACGCCAATCGTCGGTGGCCGTCATGGAGGCTGGCTCGCAAGTCGATGGGCCGTTCTTCAAGCATCCACCGAGGCTAGGCAAGGACCTGGATTTTCATTTTGTAGTACATAACACTAGCGAAGGTCACAATATGCCCAGCGGCTCGTTGGGCGCTCAACCGCAATTGTGGCTGAACGTGGCCATCATCAGTCCATCCGGTTGCCGTGTCTGGGAATCGGGATATCTGGATAGCCAAGGTGACCTGTGTAACAACCATTCGTCTGATGTGGTTCAGGGGCGCATTCCTGCGGACAAACAACTATTCAACCTGCAGACGCAGTTTCTGATTACTGGAGTCAAAGGCACCGATCGAGAGATGTATTTGCCAATCAACGTGGACATTGATCAATTGCCGTTCTTGCGCCCTGGAGCCCAACCCATCAGCGTGCTGAACCATCCTCCCTTGATTCGCATGGAAGCGCATTCAATTCCCCCGCTGGGCAACAAGATCGCTCGCTATCGTGTCCCCAGTCATTTATTGAGCGAGCCTGGTACGTATCGCCTTAGTGTGCGATTGCGCAGCCGTATGGAGCCCATCTACTTTATGCGGTTTGTCAATGCGACAGCCGAAATGGAACAGCGCATGATTGAGAACACGCTCGACATTCATCCCTATTCGGTGAATTTCCAGTTGCAGTAG
- a CDS encoding transposase gives MESVGAEVRYLPPYSPDLNPIENLYSKLKWLIRSEATRTVQALWNAVGKLVDRFHPKECLNYIIHAGYRLKNTAATTT, from the coding sequence ATCGAGTCGGTTGGCGCCGAGGTTCGCTACCTTCCCCCATACTCGCCCGACCTGAACCCGATCGAAAATCTCTACAGTAAACTAAAGTGGCTGATTCGAAGCGAGGCGACCCGGACCGTCCAAGCCCTCTGGAACGCAGTTGGCAAACTGGTCGACCGATTCCATCCGAAGGAATGCCTCAACTACATTATCCATGCCGGATATCGCCTGAAGAATACAGCCGCTACAACTACTTGA